In the genome of Raphanus sativus cultivar WK10039 chromosome 9, ASM80110v3, whole genome shotgun sequence, the window ATGACGGCTTCTACAACACTTCAACCGGAGAAGGCATCAACAAAGTTTACGGTCTTGCCCTTTGTGGGAGAGGCTACGAGAAGCAAGCTTGTGTGAACTGCCTGGAGCAAGCGATTCAAGAATCGCAAGAAATGTGTCCAAATCGAATGAAATTCTTCAATTGGACCACGAGAGACAGTGACAATGCTTCTTGCCTTGTAAGGTATGCTAATCACTCTGTTTTTGCGAAACTCGAGCTTTTCCCACGTACTTTGTCAGAGAATCCTTTAATTATAGAGGAACCTAAGAGCCTTACGCTTTTTCGACGAGAATGGGAAGCACTGACTAACCTAACAATGCAGTCTGCTACTTCAGCTCCTGAAAATTCATCAGCTGTGCTTAAGTTCTATAGCGTCGTAAGAGCAGAGTTCACAGAATTTCCAAATGTTTACATGATGATGCAATGCACTCCTGACATTTTATCTAGTGAATGCAACAAATGTCTTAGCCTGTGTGTGTTGAACTTTCAAAACAATAATTGGGGAGCTCAGGGAGGTGCGGGTAGGCTTCCAAGCTGTTATTTTCGGTTGGAATTTTATCCATTTGTTGGATCTTCAGAGAATATGACAAGAGTTTCTATGATTAATCGAGCTTCTACTCTTCCTCAAGAAGATACAAAGTTAAAACCTGGATATGACAAGAAAGGTAAATTATCTTGTTAGTCAAAAAATCTTCTTTGGTTGGTTGCAAAATTGATggattaatattttctttttgcaggAAAAAAGATTCGGAATGGAACTATCGTGATAATTGTGGTTCCTACGGTTATAAGTCTCTTTGTATTTGTTGgtctcatcatcatctttggTCAGAGGAGAAAGTTCTACATCAAAGGTAAGTTCTTTGCTTGTTGCTTCAGTGAagtttaattgttttaaatatttgttatattatgtTGACATGTTTTCAGAATGCTCTGATTCTGAGGAGCAATCTATGTTGCGGTATGGTATGCGCATGATACTCTCTGCAACCAATGACTTTTCGCCTGAAAATAAACTTGGTCGAGGTGGATTTGGAACTGTCTACAaggttataacttataacatTTAGAAACTAATAAGTAAATAAGTCTTGTCAAATAGGGGTCAATAATTTTATTGCGATATGACTGGTTTCAGGGGATTTTACCGAACGGGCAAGAGATAGCTGTGAAACGATTAGTAAGTGGTTCAGGACAAGGAAGTACAGAGTTCAAAAATGAGGTTTCGCTCTTGAGAAGACTCGAACATAAGAACTTGGTTAAGCTTCTTGGATTCTGCAGTGAAGGAAATGAAAAGATTCTTGTTTACGAGCTAGTGCCGAATTCTAGTCTTGATCATTTTATCTTTGGTGAGTTCTTATGAGACGCTGCAATTTGGTTACAATACATTTATTTACGTGCTAGACGCCGAAttctactttttatttttagcaaGAGAGTGTTTTCTTTGAAATCGTAGATGAAGAGAAGCGTGCGCTTCTTACATGGGAGGTGAGGCGCAAAATTATAGAAGGCATCGCTAGAGGTCTACTTTATCTCCATGAAGATTCTCAGCTGAAGATTATTCACCGTGACTTGAAGGCAAGCAACATCCTTTTAGATGCAGAGCTGAACCCTAAAATTGCAGACTTTGGGACTGCGAGGATGTTTGACACTGATGAGACTCGAGCTGAAACAAGACGAATTGCTGGAACTCGGTAAGAATAAATCAATCAATCAACCTTGAAGAAACCTATAAATGTTCAATATATGGCTCCTGAATACCTGAAACATGGGAAAATTTCAGCTAAATCTGACGTTTTCAGCTTTGGTGTTATGCTTCTAGAGATGATAAGTGGTAAACGAAACAATAGCTTCGTAGGAGAAGGACTTGCAGCTTTTGTAAGCTTGACATATCTTGGTTCACTTCTTTTACTTCTAACATACGTACAGAAAGTAAGAACATGTCTTTACTGGTTCAGGCATGGAAGAGATGGGTTGAAGGAAAGCCTGACATTGTAATTGATCCTTTACTGATGAAAACCCCAAGAAACGAGATCATCAAGTTGGTCCAGATTGGTTTATTGTGCGCCCAAGAGAATGCAGCAAAGAGACCAACCATGAGCTCTGTTATACTATGGCTTGGCAGTGAAACTGTCACCATCCCTTTACCTAGGGCTCCTGCTTTCACTGGGAATCAATCCCAATCTGATAATAGTGAAATTTCAATGAGTAATAACATCTTCACGGAGTTGAGTTGCCGTTGAGTTATAAATAAGTTGATCATTAGGTGTCCTGCAACTGTGTTGCTACAAAGATCCAATAAACTTATTGTTTTCGTAAGATGATACTAGAGCTTGACTACCATAGTCGTGCAGGTTTGGTTTTGGtcttttataaattgtttagtgatatttttaaacacatagattatttaaatatttttagattcataCAAATTTATCCAGATACGGAAAAATTCAAATTGAACattgtttgaaaattttaatacccgaacatagtttaattttaaaatctcaaaatccGATACTCCTAAAATTGATCTGTAACATATTCTTAAATGTCTATGTCTAACTGAttatgtaaacaaataaaataattttgttaaccaGTTTGAATTTTTATCAATAATAGAGCAATACTGAAGTAGTTTGGAAGAGTTTCTTTTACGTAATAAACACTTAAATGAACATGTTAGAAATTGtcgaaaataaaatgaaaatctgtaaaaatctacttaaaattatgtaaatattattttgtactttgattttaatagaatagatcgGCCATGATCGGTTTTTGCATCCACACGTTGCATATGGATGCAAATGCTCTCTGGATgtaaaaacactttaaaatatgattttagatgCTGCATCTGTATGTATAATCTCCAGCATCTAGAAATTCCAGATATCTAGGAtgcgaaaatatatgtattatgcCGCTGCTGGTCAGTAGTACTAAATTCAGTTCTCAACACTTTTCCGTGGATTTGACGTATCTAGGTTACAAAGCAAGGAGCTAAAAGCCCTAAAACTTTGTTATCGTATTCTATGTGATTGTGAATCAATCCTTCAGACGACTTCTTCGTATATATAGAAGATAGAGTCGGTTACTCTTTTCTTACcaatgttttaatataaatttaagtttagttaaacataaaattaaaataactaaacattttgattaatttagcattatatatatttaagaaattatatttttaaattataattttagatagattttcatttgtttctttaaaaatgatatgaaatttttataattataaaaaataaaatttaatagaatttctaaatttaagatttatagatataaataggAAACAAATGGTGTTATgattaaaagttatatattttaaaagaaagtgtataaaaatttgaaaatcttgttttaaaaattgtatgattatataaataaactaaatgatatttcaaaatttataaaatatattatacttattatattatttaatatcatattcaaatatatttatttacgaTGGTTATGAGTTATTTCCATAGTTTaacaagtttacaaaaaaaattgaaatcaacattaaatataattgtaatataatattttgctATTAGTCATATTACCAATTCTAATATGCTATGTCATTTTTAAGGAAAGTGGTTATAAAATGATATGTGTCAAATCACTTCTTAAATAATGTTTAAAAATTGATATCAAATAATGTCTAAGAATTGACAATTATGAGGGgcaaatccaaaaaataatctAACATGGGCACAATATAATAGGGTATGTTCCTTGAGAATTGATCTCCAAGGACTCCTCAACGAAGGAGACTTGGTTCATCAATCTACAAAGCATATAGGTAAATTTGATGGAACCAAGATGTATAAAGTTCTTCACTGTGATGGCCTATTGTTATGCGTCGATAAAAACTGCAACAACATTGTGGTGTGGAACCCGTATCTGAGTCAAACCAGATGTATTCCAACGAGAAGTGGTTTCGGATTATATGACCGTAACCACAAAATCTTAAGGGTTTTGCGTGacaaatttatatgtttcgCATTGTAATATTGTATGATTTGAAGTATAACTCACGGAGGGTTCTTGATATCGAACCATACTTTAATCtagatatttgggaaagtggagTGTCTTTGAAGGAAACACCTACTTTGTTGCTCAACATAACGCAGTAGACGTTTTactctgttttgatttttttttttgaattatacagagatATCCTGGCTCCACataagtggtccagactagtcacgtgttgccacatgtcggtcctctgtctctggcgatgccgaaatgttaattctccCGTGGTTGGGATTCGAACCTAGAcggcggaactcacagctgtgaaccctttaccaactgagctagaaggCCCGGTTTACTCTGTTTTGATTTAACGACAGAGAGATTTCGTCCGCTTCTGCAGTTTCCAAAAGAAGCAGAATACGTGGTTCTATCTTGTGTTAGAGATGAGAAGCTCGCTATATTATATCAATTTGAGAAGACAATGGAGATTTGGATCACAACTAAGATTGAGCACGATGATGTATCTTGGAGCATGTTTTCGAAAGTGGAGACGACACCGCTCAATGGTTTTCCCGATGACTTTAGTAATGACTCTGACACTGAGAGCTTCTTCATTGACGAGGAGAAGAAAGTCGTTGTGGTTTCTGGTGTATGCGAAAGATGAACCAACCAAGGACGAAACATGTTACTCTCAAACGTCTCACATCATTGGACAAGATTGATACCTAAAATCTACAGCATGTCCAAAGTATAGAGTTGAAGAAGCACTTGTGTTCTCTTATGTTCCAAGTTTAGTGCAAGTAGGAATCAACCAATGGAGCAAGAGGAAACACAAAGATCGCTTTTAtcaaaggaaaagaaagaaaacataaGGGGGCAAGTTTATGTGTATTATTTTAGTTCTTTTATGTTGTTTCTATTGATTTCCATGTCGTTTTAAGCAGAACTACTGATGGTCTAGCATTTTGCTATTTATCATCTACATtcagaataataaaaaatcaaactttCATATCCCCTTGTGTGGCTAGCCAAATCATACATGCTTCATAGCCTCTGTTCTCATTCGATCGTAGAGAAAGAATTCGATTCCTCACTTGCCTGTCGAGTTTTCTGTTCTCATTGCGTTGAAGCTAGGTAGAAGCTTGTCTGAACTAAGAGATCTCCCGAACAAATCTAAAATCTCTCAGGTTAAGCTTTTCTAGGTTTTATTAGAGATAATTTCCATTGATTTGTATAGACcaattcatttatttatgtcaataaatttatcttctctattaaaatcacttccatttaaattaataaacaaaatttcattCACCGTTTAAAATGCCTAAAAATCATTCAccttttaaaagtattaaaatttgtaaattatgcagtaatttttacaaaaaagtaaaattattgatatatgttaaatttttatatttagaactatatattatttatttttaaaatgataataatatattatctaaaaatgattatatacaaaatatagaTAAAACTTGAAATCTAGTTTCACTTTTACAAAAGATAATCTAAACCGATTGGTATTGAAATTTCACACCCAAAAAAACGAACAgaagatttgaagtttaaaaccATTATTCATTATTACGGTTAAAAATATAcacactatatatttaatttgatctaatttaatgaaaaagaaaaattatttacttagaTTAGGAACCAAATCGAACCGAGCTGAAATTAATCGGTCACAAATATTACCCAACTGAACCGAATTCTCTGAATAAACATGTTCATAATATCTTACTCTATCCAACACAACACCGTAGTTTTGTCTTGAATCCGGATGAGGTTAACTTGTGTCCCAAGAAAATTGTACAACATGAAACTCTCAGGAGATAGATCAACTGGACGATTCACCGAGGATGTAAGACCGTAATCGATACCTCGTCCACTGAAAACTTAGAATCTTTAGACTTATTCATGTATCTTTCTGAAGGTCTCACCAAGAGAGGAAGAGTGACGAAAGCAGCTTCAGTAGGGTTAGGAATTGCAAAGGTACCGTCTCTTGCAAGCCAAACTATTACAGAGTTCATGGTTGGTCTCTTTGCTGCGTTCTCTTGAACACACAACAAACCTATCTGAATCAACTTTACGATCTCGTTAATCGGATGCTCGCTTAAGTAAGGGTCGATTATACTCGCAGGCTCTCCTTCGACCCATCTCTTCCATGcctgaatcaaaagaaaatattcttCTTACACGTTTGTTTACAGAAGGTGTAAAgataaataagaaacaaaatgtGTTTTCTTACAAAAGCTGGAAGTCCCTCTGCTTCGAAGTTCTTGTTTCTTTCACCACTTATCATCTCCAAAAGCATAACACCGAAGCTGTAAACATCAGATTTTGCTGAGAATTGTCCGTGTTTTACGTACTCTGGAGCCATATATCCACTGCAAGAACCAAACTCACATTATTGGTGATACTAATTTCAAGAATCTGTAAACTTTTatgcaaaacaaaaacagaggatCTATGTCTAGTCTAAGAGATtctgttaaaaaaaacagagcatccCTGTCTGAAACAGAGCATCCAATTCTAAAACATAGCATGTAAGTCTGAAACAGAACACACTTACTAGGTTCCAACTACTCTGCTTGTCTCCCCTCGAGTTTCGTCCATGTTAAACAACCTGGCCATCCCAAAGTCTGCAACTTTAGGGTTCATCTCAGCGTCTAAGAGAATGTTACTCGCCTTTAAGTCTCGATGAATAATCCTCAATTGAGAATCTTCATGGAGATAAAGAAGCCCTCTTGCAACTCCTTCTATGATTCTACACCTCACATCCCAAGTAAGTAGCCAACGTTTGTCTTCATCTAAAGATTTACAAACAGAAAAAGAGATTTATTTTCCTCTAGTCTGATAAAAGTTTTGAAATGAAAATACATTACAATTGGTCGTCCGAATGCTTACCGAATATAAAGTGATCAAGACTTGAATTAGGGACATGCTCATAAACAAGAAtctcttcatctccttcatTGCAAAAGCCAAGAAGCTTAACTAGATTCCTATGTTGGAGTCTTGTTAAGAGTAAAACCTCATTCTTAAACTCTAAGTCTCCTTGTCCTGACCCTCCAGCTAATCTCTTTACAGCTATCTCTTGTCCACTCGGTAAAATCCCCTGAAACCAGTATGAGATCATCTTGAATCCATATAAAGATTcgtaaatatttataagttcTTATGAAAGTTCTTACCTTGTAGACAGATCCAAATCCACCTTGTCCAAGTTTATTTTCCTCTGAGAACTCATCGGTTGCGATTAAGATCATGCCGAGATCAAATCTTAACATAGATTGACCGTCCGAATCAGAGTTTTCTGTACATACATAAACACATCTTTCCTTCATTACAGAACTCCAAAACATCTACTCAAAAGCAATTAAAGTAAACTCACTGTTGATACCAGCATAAATCCTCCTCCGCATCTGGCGATAAGCAATCACAAAAGCAACAAACACGAAGATGTTAATGACTGTAGGAACGACAGCAACCACAATGCTCCACGGTTGAATACTTCTTCCTGAAAAGTCCCCAAGCAGTTAAGTTTTTTGCAAGTTAATTCagcataaaaataattattttagtttttcctctatttttttaatactttaacattttagagaatttttttttccaaattagATAGATgacgtttttaaatttttatattatataactttttattatgtAATTTGTTTATCATTGATGGAATTGTGGAATGATGtaatataaataactaatgatattttataaaagttctTATTCTTGGAGTACCTTGCTTGGTCTGGGCATCTTCTTGAAAAGGTTGAGGAGGTCGAGGAGGCGCGGAAACTCTTATTAGATTTTCAAATGCTCCTACGAAAGAGTATAAGTCCCATCTGAAATAGCAACTAGGAACTGCAATCGTGCTCCCAACTCTTCCCCAGTACTCTTCTAGATTATACCTAACAATCTCTCCCAAACAATATCTACAGTCACCTGAAGATAAATCAGGTGTGCATTGCATCAACATATAAACCTCAGGGAAGTCAGTAAACTCTGCACTTGAGACTCCATAGTACTTCAATGCTGAAGACTCATCAGCCGTGGATGCAACCTTGATTGTTCGATTCGCCATGTCACTAAACTCTTCGGTGAAACGGGTCAGATTTGTAGAGGGAAGACTCGAGTGAGGAATATTTTGGAGTGGCTCAAGCTTTAGTTTTCCATACGTAGATAGATTTGAGTAACGTACCAGACAAGAAACGTTTGCATCGTTTTCAGCATCCCAGTGATACGCTTCAGCTTTGCCTTGGCACTGTGTTAACAGGTTCCTACTTACTCTGTCGACGCAGCGACGACAATACTGATCCTCGTAGTGTTTTCGACAGAGAGCGAGAGCGTAGACTCCGCCTAGCGAAGCGTTGTAGAAACCGCGTTTTGTAATAACGTTTGAGGCAAGAGAAGGCAAGAGGGTGTTTAGATTGTCGCCAAAGGTTGTGTTTGGAGAAAAGGTTTCGTCGCCGCAGAGGAAGTAAGTGTGAACGCCATTGATGGTCAAGAGAAAGACGAGGAGAAAATTAAGATTATGAATGAGAACTGACTTTTCCATCTGTGTAAACAATTCACGTTTGATTATTAGTGCACTTAGGTTGTCTTTAAATAATAAGAGGTGTTgatttgtaaattttctttgaAATTAAACAAGAGTAGATGAAGGAATAGACGTTTCTACTGTCATATCGTTTTCAGCAGTGAAAAAAACTTTAGAAATATTGACTTTCTGTATAGTGACGTAAGGAGCAAGGAAGATACTTTTCTCCATTGTGAACAGAGATAGTCAAGGGCCGACGTGATTCAGTGATTCATATATGGTCAAATGATGAGTAAGATGGAACTCAAATCAAAAGACCATAACATGGTTCCCGAAACGGATTCATTAGAAATCTTTCAATTGCAATTGCTTGTAAGACTGGAAGCATACAATGAAGCTGAAAAATAAATGGTATGAAaggaatataatattttgaatatttttcacGAGAAAACTAATATTCCTCTATTTCAATTTAATTTCCATTAAATAAtagaatttttgtttcaaaacaaGCGTCTTTTTAGTTTTAGAAATTGCAACGCAAAATTTACTGATAATATTTTTCtgtctatttttctattggttaaaatatagttagatatattagttatattggtagtaatgtttttattttgaaaatatgcaaaactaaatattttttaaatatgtgtcCATAAAGCTAAAACGACAATTAAAATTTAAGGAAAATGATAAATAGATGATGAGGTCAGAATGTTAGGTATTGTTATTGTCATTAACTGAATGAatactttcaaaattaataatattgactAGTTTCCAGATATTTTCTTTCGGTCAAACTATTTTCCGATATTTATTGGGTTTGACCGGTTATTATCATATAAacagcaaaataaaaatactccatccgtttcataatagatgatgttttagaaggatagttttgtttcaaattagatgaagttttgagattttaaggttactttaactttattggaaactgttcaaccaattagatttcacagtcttttttattattggctaattgattttgaattatatctttaaaatatctttttattaaagaaatataattttcttaatctttgtgcattaaggtaaaacatcaagtattatgaaacagagggagtataacaaaataacaatataacaaaatacataataacAAAACTAACTGAATAAATTTTCTATTGAAAATGAATTTTGGAAAACTATAGTCGTGTTTTACCTTTT includes:
- the LOC108827162 gene encoding cysteine-rich receptor-like protein kinase 36 isoform X1; amino-acid sequence: MEKSVLIHNLNFLLVFLLTINGVHTYFLCGDETFSPNTTFGDNLNTLLPSLASNVITKRGFYNASLGGVYALALCRKHYEDQYCRRCVDRVSRNLLTQCQGKAEAYHWDAENDANVSCLVRYSNLSTYGKLKLEPLQNIPHSSLPSTNLTRFTEEFSDMANRTIKVASTADESSALKYYGVSSAEFTDFPEVYMLMQCTPDLSSGDCRYCLGEIVRYNLEEYWGRVGSTIAVPSCYFRWDLYSFVGAFENLIRVSAPPRPPQPFQEDAQTKQGRSIQPWSIVVAVVPTVINIFVFVAFVIAYRQMRRRIYAGINKNSDSDGQSMLRFDLGMILIATDEFSEENKLGQGGFGSVYKGILPSGQEIAVKRLAGGSGQGDLEFKNEVLLLTRLQHRNLVKLLGFCNEGDEEILVYEHVPNSSLDHFIFDEDKRWLLTWDVRCRIIEGVARGLLYLHEDSQLRIIHRDLKASNILLDAEMNPKVADFGMARLFNMDETRGETSRVVGTYGYMAPEYVKHGQFSAKSDVYSFGVMLLEMISGERNKNFEAEGLPAFAWKRWVEGEPASIIDPYLSEHPINEIVKLIQIGLLCVQENAAKRPTMNSVIVWLARDGTFAIPNPTEAAFVTLPLLVRPSERYMNKSKDSKFSVDEVSITVLHPR
- the LOC108827162 gene encoding cysteine-rich receptor-like protein kinase 36 isoform X2 — its product is MEKSVLIHNLNFLLVFLLTINGVHTYFLCGDETFSPNTTFGDNLNTLLPSLASNVITKRGFYNASLGGVYALALCRKHYEDQYCRRCVDRVSRNLLTQCQGKAEAYHWDAENDANVSCLVRYSNLSTYGKLKLEPLQNIPHSSLPSTNLTRFTEEFSDMANRTIKVASTADESSALKYYGVSSAEFTDFPEVYMLMQCTPDLSSGDCRYCLGEIVRYNLEEYWGRVGSTIAVPSCYFRWDLYSFVGAFENLIRVSAPPRPPQPFQEDAQTKQGRSIQPWSIVVAVVPTVINIFVFVAFVIAYRQMRRRIYAENSDSDGQSMLRFDLGMILIATDEFSEENKLGQGGFGSVYKGILPSGQEIAVKRLAGGSGQGDLEFKNEVLLLTRLQHRNLVKLLGFCNEGDEEILVYEHVPNSSLDHFIFDEDKRWLLTWDVRCRIIEGVARGLLYLHEDSQLRIIHRDLKASNILLDAEMNPKVADFGMARLFNMDETRGETSRVVGTYGYMAPEYVKHGQFSAKSDVYSFGVMLLEMISGERNKNFEAEGLPAFAWKRWVEGEPASIIDPYLSEHPINEIVKLIQIGLLCVQENAAKRPTMNSVIVWLARDGTFAIPNPTEAAFVTLPLLVRPSERYMNKSKDSKFSVDEVSITVLHPR
- the LOC108827027 gene encoding putative cysteine-rich receptor-like protein kinase 39, producing the protein MRKLCAIILFSCFILLLTFIHVEADCEGSLFADNSTYSKNLNSLFSSLASNVISNDGFYNTSTGEGINKVYGLALCGRGYEKQACVNCLEQAIQESQEMCPNRMKFFNWTTRDSDNASCLVRYANHSVFAKLELFPRTLSENPLIIEEPKSLTLFRREWEALTNLTMQSATSAPENSSAVLKFYSVVRAEFTEFPNVYMMMQCTPDILSSECNKCLSLCVLNFQNNNWGAQGGAGRLPSCYFRLEFYPFVGSSENMTRVSMINRASTLPQEDTKLKPGYDKKGKKIRNGTIVIIVVPTVISLFVFVGLIIIFGQRRKFYIKECSDSEEQSMLRYGMRMILSATNDFSPENKLGRGGFGTVYKGILPNGQEIAVKRLVSGSGQGSTEFKNEVSLLRRLEHKNLVKLLGFCSEGNEKILVYELVPNSSLDHFIFDEEKRALLTWEVRRKIIEGIARGLLYLHEDSQLKIIHRDLKASNILLDAELNPKIADFGTARMFDTDETRAETRRIAGTRDDKW